The Desulfurispora thermophila DSM 16022 nucleotide sequence GTGCAATCCACCACTCTGCTGCGCGATGCCCTGTCGCTCATGCTGGAGCTGGGCCGGGATTGTCTGGGAGTTTTGGAGAGGGAGCAACCTGTGGGTGTGATCACCCTGGAAGAGATCCGACAATACACCTGCCGAAAAGAGGGTGGGCAATGAGCTGGGATCGTTTTCAGGAAGCGTTTTTCAACCGGGCGCCCGAAGCTCTGGCGGTGCACTGTTTCATGGTGCTGGTGGCGGTGGTGCTGGCGGTGGCCGTGTCCGTGCCCATCGGCATATTGCTCACCCGGCCGCGCTACCGGAAATTTGGCATCATTGTTTTAAATATACTGAACCTTTTGCAGACCGTGCCGGGTCTGGCTATTGTGGCCCTGGCCATGCCCTTTCTGGGCATGGGCTTAAAGCCTACAATAGTGGCCCTGGTGGTGCAGGCCCTGTTGCCCATAGCCCGCAACACCATTGCCGGTTTGAATGGGGTGAGCCCCGATGTGAAAGAAGCGGCGCAGGGCATGGGCATGTCCC carries:
- a CDS encoding ABC transporter permease, translated to MSWDRFQEAFFNRAPEALAVHCFMVLVAVVLAVAVSVPIGILLTRPRYRKFGIIVLNILNLLQTVPGLAIVALAMPFLGMGLKPTIVALVVQALLPIARNTIAGLNGVSPDVKEAAQGMGMSQRKVLWEVELPLAMPVILAGIRTSTVYVVSVGTLAAYIGGGGLGDLILIGLNMFWPEFLLVGAGLGALLAIFLDRALGYLERRVAPPAQRA